A stretch of Leptospira hartskeerlii DNA encodes these proteins:
- a CDS encoding histidine kinase dimerization/phosphoacceptor domain -containing protein: MFEIVDIPGLPRKKFLLGISIVVGLMSAGILGFEFLTGNHTFRPGYTVAGITSILCCFLLYKSRYKEAVYLSSFLFTLALGLGVVYGPGVKNAAVWFPVLVFFQLYFFNRKIALLAMFYCLGLIFWRTGIPIGSTGSEIYTDSIASLCILTLFAILIGANLDKLILDKDILLKELSHRVRNNMQVILEMVSFLKDSEHSMETRNVLQILERRILALASVHAVSQDAEHVQSVSIGEVIENYLNRIVSKYKALPDLDPIAKHYQLDVKEANLLLLVLGEIVSATSESVTNHVEDLKISFRNPTVKTLELQVEGASLAEGDWSRFSRDLLSHSGGDLKVDPSGVGKVSASLVTLRK; this comes from the coding sequence ATGTTTGAAATCGTAGATATCCCAGGTTTACCTCGCAAAAAATTTCTTTTAGGAATCTCGATTGTAGTAGGCTTGATGTCTGCGGGGATCTTAGGTTTTGAATTTTTAACAGGCAATCATACATTTCGACCCGGATATACAGTTGCAGGAATTACTTCTATTCTATGCTGTTTTTTACTTTATAAGTCCAGATACAAAGAAGCAGTTTATCTTTCTTCTTTTTTGTTTACCTTGGCTTTGGGACTCGGAGTTGTTTACGGTCCTGGTGTTAAGAATGCAGCAGTTTGGTTCCCAGTTTTAGTTTTTTTCCAACTATACTTTTTTAATCGTAAGATAGCTCTCCTCGCTATGTTTTACTGTTTAGGACTTATATTTTGGAGGACAGGAATTCCGATCGGATCGACTGGCAGTGAAATTTATACCGATTCAATAGCTTCTCTTTGCATTCTTACGTTATTCGCTATTTTAATTGGTGCGAATTTAGATAAGTTGATCTTAGACAAAGATATTCTTTTAAAGGAACTCTCTCACAGGGTCAGAAATAATATGCAGGTCATTTTGGAGATGGTTTCGTTTCTGAAAGATTCCGAACATTCTATGGAAACTAGAAATGTTTTGCAGATTTTAGAAAGAAGAATATTGGCTCTTGCTTCCGTTCATGCGGTCTCCCAAGACGCGGAACATGTACAAAGCGTATCTATCGGAGAAGTGATCGAAAATTATTTAAATCGTATCGTTTCCAAATATAAAGCTCTTCCAGATTTGGATCCGATTGCAAAACATTATCAGCTAGATGTGAAAGAGGCTAATCTTCTTCTTTTAGTTTTAGGAGAGATAGTCTCCGCAACTTCTGAATCTGTTACGAATCATGTGGAAGATTTGAAGATCAGTTTCAGGAATCCTACCGTTAAAACTTTAGAGTTACAAGTAGAGGGAGCAAGTTTAGCAGAAGGAGATTGGAGTCGCTTTTCAAGAGACCTACTTAGTCATTCAGGCGGTGATCTAAAAGTGGATCCGAGTGGTGTCGGGAAAGTTTCAGCTAGTTTAGTTACTTTAAGAAAGTAA
- a CDS encoding sigma-70 family RNA polymerase sigma factor, whose amino-acid sequence MNLSKDKTLDLVTRCGEGDEAALKLFFESYSEDIYNFPMKIFHLSEDDAGDFFLYAFERLKTGARFSSFKGKSSFRTWFYSVLRNMLIDWQRTKRELKMTNLGKINKEGKEYATIEDEPDLRPDLVEEAQELTKHFHQVLGEIGVEKRVIFKLSYIYYLNLDEEEIQFLIEKTNLSVDDIKKKILGLRSELSKREEENIRMEDKITSLYLNILELKEKQTVTVKKAPLLPQEIDKTSQALKKKYEQRKKLLEKRKKGHFLARTPYREVADLLGITEGNVSVTLLRLIEKIQKKLKFSELSE is encoded by the coding sequence ATGAATTTGTCAAAGGATAAAACCCTCGACCTAGTTACCCGTTGCGGGGAAGGAGACGAGGCCGCCCTCAAGTTATTCTTCGAGTCCTATTCCGAAGATATTTACAATTTTCCGATGAAGATTTTTCACCTCAGTGAAGATGATGCCGGAGACTTCTTCTTATATGCGTTCGAAAGACTGAAAACCGGAGCAAGATTCTCTAGCTTCAAAGGTAAATCAAGTTTTAGAACATGGTTCTACTCAGTTCTACGTAATATGCTCATTGATTGGCAAAGGACCAAACGAGAGCTAAAAATGACCAACCTTGGAAAGATCAACAAGGAAGGAAAAGAATACGCCACGATCGAAGACGAACCGGATCTTCGCCCTGATTTAGTGGAAGAAGCCCAAGAGCTGACCAAACATTTTCATCAGGTGCTAGGAGAGATAGGTGTAGAAAAGAGAGTTATTTTTAAACTTTCTTATATATATTACCTCAACCTAGACGAAGAAGAGATCCAATTCCTGATCGAAAAAACGAATCTGAGCGTAGACGATATAAAAAAGAAAATTTTGGGCCTTCGCTCCGAACTTTCCAAGCGGGAAGAAGAGAATATTCGTATGGAAGACAAGATTACGTCTCTTTATTTAAATATTCTAGAGTTGAAAGAAAAGCAGACAGTAACTGTTAAGAAAGCCCCTCTACTTCCTCAAGAAATAGATAAAACTTCCCAAGCGCTAAAGAAGAAATACGAACAACGGAAAAAACTCTTAGAAAAGCGCAAAAAAGGCCATTTCCTGGCAAGGACTCCATACAGAGAGGTTGCTGACCTTTTAGGGATAACCGAGGGAAATGTGAGCGTTACATTACTCAGATTGATCGAAAAAATACAAAAAAAACTCAAATTTTCCGAATTGTCTGAGTAG
- a CDS encoding M23 family metallopeptidase, whose product MRRSISLGIILAAFHLSTFAQNDKVINFLFPVKTDGIENKVTSVFGESRGDHFHNGMDIASAGEPVLAMAEGKILYSRFGEDDPFGEEFGTGNSVWLDHGNGTYSSYYHLKDGRLPGLLEERIVAAGEKIAYTGNTGHSSGAHLHFVLLKDFGKTIQDPMKVLPIVEDESPPVIGNLLIHQDDYKYSQVNDGDNINISRAFPVTVGIQDAGKKSGQRRGVSQIQVSLNGQLLKKASFSNLHYEKGEWKNSEGFPFSDLYFKDQYLVGNLDFRNGENVIKVLAWDFRQNLTEKTFTFYVNRIR is encoded by the coding sequence ATGAGACGTAGTATATCCCTCGGAATTATCTTGGCCGCGTTCCATCTAAGCACCTTTGCGCAAAACGATAAAGTAATAAATTTTCTTTTCCCAGTGAAAACCGACGGAATCGAGAATAAGGTTACCTCTGTGTTCGGAGAATCCAGGGGGGACCATTTTCATAATGGAATGGACATCGCTTCTGCGGGTGAGCCGGTTTTGGCGATGGCAGAAGGCAAGATCCTTTATTCACGGTTTGGCGAAGACGATCCATTTGGAGAAGAATTCGGAACCGGGAACTCTGTCTGGTTGGATCATGGAAATGGGACGTATTCTTCCTATTACCATTTGAAAGACGGGCGTCTCCCCGGTTTATTAGAAGAGCGTATAGTTGCTGCGGGAGAAAAAATTGCTTACACTGGGAACACAGGGCATTCCAGCGGGGCTCACCTCCATTTCGTCTTACTTAAAGATTTCGGAAAGACCATCCAAGACCCTATGAAGGTTTTGCCTATCGTGGAAGATGAGAGTCCTCCGGTGATCGGAAATTTGCTCATTCATCAGGACGATTATAAATACAGCCAGGTAAATGACGGGGACAATATTAATATTTCTCGGGCATTTCCGGTAACTGTCGGGATCCAGGACGCAGGAAAAAAATCGGGCCAGAGAAGAGGTGTTTCTCAGATCCAAGTTTCCTTAAATGGGCAATTATTAAAGAAGGCAAGCTTCTCCAATCTACATTACGAAAAGGGAGAATGGAAAAACTCGGAAGGGTTCCCGTTTTCTGATCTCTATTTTAAAGACCAATATTTGGTAGGTAATTTGGATTTTCGTAATGGAGAGAATGTGATCAAAGTTTTGGCCTGGGACTTCCGCCAAAATCTTACAGAAAAAACGTTTACCTTCTACGTAAACCGCATCCGTTAA